CCTACCCTGGACTCcacttctccctcttccctcccctttaCCTCTCCAGGCTCCTTCCTTCCCTGCCTTCTCTCCCTACCCTGGACTCcacttctccctcttccctccccaaccccaccctccACTCTTCCCCACAACGCCTCTCTGAAGGTGCAGGTGGAGGTCTAGGAGCTGATGATCTGTCCAGACCAGGTCTCATGCTTGGTTCCTGGGGCCAGGTGGGTGATGATCACCTCCACCGCCTGCATCTTCTGGTTCTTGGGGGGGATGGAACAGACTTTGTACGTGACCTCGTCGCCTTCCATCGGAACATATTCTCCATCGATACTAACGAGGGAGATCATTTTTATGAGAGACTGCAGACCTCTCTAGGTCTCGGACATTCTAGGTTCAATTATAATCTACAGCAAAACACTTTAGGACTGACAATTATAATCTACACCAAAACACTTTAGGACTGACAATTATAATCTACACCAAAACACTTTAGGACTGACAATTATAATCTACACCAAAACACTTTAGGACTGACAAGTGTTATACCGCTATGCGCTGTACATAATATCATATATTATAATCACAATATACCTTATTGCTTTATCATACAATTATAATCTTAATGCTTCAGAACCACTCACTCAGAGATGTGTACAAAGATATCCTCTCCACCATTGGAGGGCTTTATAAAGCCATGACCCTGGCACCTGTAGAAGGTCCTGCACACGCCCTTATACACTGGGCCTGATCTGGCCCGCACCGTCCTGAGACACACAGCAGAAAAACAACACACATTAACCCTTGCAGAATATTCTCAGACCTCCCCAACATTATCCCCTGCAGACTGTTCTCAGGCCTCCCTAACATTATCCCCTGCAGACTATTCTCAGGCCTCCCTAACATTATCCCCTGCAGACTATTCTCAGGCCTCCCTAACATTATCCCCTGCAGACTATTCTCAGACCTCCCTAACATTAACCCCTGCAGACTATTCTCAGGCCTCCCTTACATTAACCCCTGCAGACTATTCTCAGGCCTCCCTAACATTAACCCCTGCAGGCTATTCTCAGGCCTCCCTAACATTAACCCCAGCTGACTATTCTCAGGCCTCCCTAACATTAACCCCTGCAGGCTATTCTCAGGCCTCCCTAACATTAACCCCTGCTGACTATTCTCAGGCCTCCCTAACATTAACCCCTGCAGGCTATTCTCAGGCCTCCCTAACATTAACCCCAGCTGACTATTCTCAGGCCtccctaacattaacccctacAGGCTATTCTCAGGCCTCCCTAACATTAACCCCAGCTGATTATTCTCAGGCCTCCCTAACATTAACCCCTGCAGGCTATTCTCAGGCCTCCCTAACATTAACCCCTGCTGACTATTCTCAGGccaccctaacattaacccctgCAGAATATTCTCAGGGCTTGCATCCAAAATGGCTCCTTAATCCCCAATAGTGACCAGGTCACCCTCAaggtcatgcacacacacacacacaatcacatacaCTACTACTTATACCACCACAGATTATTACTACTCACGCTGAGTATGTGCGGGTGCGTTTGGTGGGCAGAGGGCTGGGTAGCTCGCCTGGCATCAAGGGGGGtttcctctccctttcccacACCCGACTTCCCTgcctgaggaaggggaaggacagggagaggggagtacGGGGGGAGCTCAGAGGCTGTGGTGGATCGGAGGGGGACGAGGGGTCGGAATCAGCCATCTCTGTGGTGGTCCCCCTGGGGGTGTGGAGCTCCGTGGGAGAAGCTGCCTCAGTCTCGAGTGGGACACAGCTTGGGAGACAGGCCTAGACTGCCAGCATGATAAGGGTGATGTTGGTgtgtcagtggtggtggtggtgatgtgtcggtggtggt
The Oncorhynchus nerka isolate Pitt River linkage group LG28, Oner_Uvic_2.0, whole genome shotgun sequence genome window above contains:
- the csdc2a gene encoding cold shock domain-containing protein C2a, coding for MADSDPSSPSDPPQPLSSPRTPLSLSFPFLRQGSRVWERERKPPLMPGELPSPLPTKRTRTYSATVRARSGPVYKGVCRTFYRCQGHGFIKPSNGGEDIFVHISDIDGEYVPMEGDEVTYKVCSIPPKNQKMQAVEVIITHLAPGTKHETWSGQIISS